The following coding sequences are from one Zonotrichia leucophrys gambelii isolate GWCS_2022_RI unplaced genomic scaffold, RI_Zleu_2.0 Scaffold_199_88955, whole genome shotgun sequence window:
- the LOC135461152 gene encoding Fc receptor-like protein 4 has translation MAGKVALLLASPTQPCPFSLPAQTLGLTGAQTTQLLVDPPWRPAVLWDRVTLTCQGSGTWYKDRKQWGQVRRNHLNVTESGIYTCDRPGSGRSPPVRVVDDELVLQLPACTLLEGDTVTLRCQGQWNSPVPRVRFYQDEKELTESLRGTELSLSPLQRHHSGRYCCEGFVRSWPSRSAAVTVTVPKLFSVLVLEGPPKLTVGSFLTLSCLSTPSPLRPQAALLHVFYQDGPVVGGQQGSPQLLVPAMGVSHSGNYSFQVRSEEGSLRKSSTQLHVTECSTGPHLELHQAGDNDSVTVSDPLNVTVLVPMANVTITPGPLSHQMRAGDNVTLCYSGCQEEPGKVEAAPDHPAPQEEMEVLYTNVTIPSLRQPAQSHQCCSTSPQPARSSQPAAIARPCQRPAVSLTHHTCTNTLSPQSLAVGETPDRTPNIPAGPSNSSPGL, from the exons ATGGCCGGTAAGGTGGCGCTGCTCCT tgccagccccacccagccctgtcccttctcccttccagcccagaccctcGGCCTCACTG GTGCCCAGACCACCCAGCTCCTCGTGGATCCTCCCTGGAGACCGGCGGTGCTGTGGGACCGGGTGACACTGACCTGTCAGGGCTCAGGGACCTGGTACAAGGACAGGAAGCAATGGGGGCAGGTGAGACGCAACCACCTCAATGTCACCGAGAGTGGCATCTACACATGTGACAGACCTGGTAGTGGGCGCAGCCCCCCCGTGAGAGTCGTAGATG ACGAGCTGGTGCTGCAGTTGCCAGCGTGCACGCTGCTGgagggggacacggtgacactgCGCTGCCAGGGCCAATGGAACAGCCCAGTACCCAGGGTGCGATTTTACCAGGACGAGAAGGAGCTGACAGAGTCCCTCAGAGGGACcgagctgtccctgtcacccctgcaGCGGCACCACAGCGGCCGCTACTGCTGCGAGGGCTTTGTGAGGTCCTGGCCATCACggtcagcagcagtgacagtgacagtgccca agctcttctcggtgctggtgctggagggtCCCCCCAAGCTCACTGTGGGGTCCTTTCTgactctcagctgcctcagcacccccagccccctgcggCCCCAAGCCGCCCTCCTGCACGTGTTCTACCAGGATGGGCCGGTTgtggggggacagcaggggtccccgcagctgctggtgcccgcCATGGGGGTCTCCCACTCGGGGAATTACAGCTTCCAGGTGCGCTCCGAAGAGGGGTCTCTGCGGAAAAGCAGCACCCAGCTCCACGTCACGGAGTGCA gcaccGGCCcccacctggagctgcaccaggctggggacaaCGACAGCGTGACTGTGAGTGATCCCCTGAATGTCACCGTCCTGG tgcccatggccaaTGTCACCATCACCCCCGGTCCCCTGTCACACCAGATGCGTGCAGGTGACAATGTGACCCTGTGCTACTCAGG CTGCCAGGAAGAACCTGGAAAAGTTGA GGCCGCCCCGGATCACCCGGCCCCCCAAGAGGAGATGGAGGTGCTGTACACCAATGTCACAAT ccccagcctgcggcagccagcccagagccaccagtgctgcagcaccagcccgCAGCCAGCCCgcagcagccagcctgcagccatCGCTCGCCCATGCCAGAGACCCGCAG TATCCCTGACCCACCACACTTGCACCAacaccctgagcccccagagcctggcagtgGGGGAGACCCCTGACAGAACCCCCAACATCCCTGCAGGACCCTccaacagctccccagggctctga